DNA sequence from the Cronobacter turicensis z3032 genome:
TCCTCCTGCTCAGGTTACTGATTTTTCAGTATGGTGGAGAATACGCCGGGGAGCAAATCGCTCCCCGGCTCTTAACTTTCCTGCTCCACCAGCCCCGGCGCGAGCCGTTTCTGACTGAACTGCCACCAGAGCATCAGGAACGTCCCGACACCTATCACGCCAAGCATCGCCCAGGGCAGCTCGGGCGTATTCAGCGTGCGGCCGATGTCAAACAGCCAGCCGCCGCCCGCGTAGCCAAGCGCGCCGCCAAAGGCGAGGCCCAGGCGGCTGAAGCCCATATAGCTGCCGCGCGCACGGGCGTCGGCCAGCGACGCGCTCAGCGTTTCGCGCGCTGGCTCGGCGATAATCGAGCCGATATAAAAGAGGCAAATTAAGGTAAACAGCTGTTGCAGGTTGCTCGCAAGACCGATCGGCACCAGGCTGAACGTCATCACCAGCAGCCCGGCCATCAGACGCTGTTCAAGGCGAAAGCGCTTTTCGCTCCAGCGCGCCAGCGGATAGAGCAGCGTCAGCGACAGCACGGCTTCAATGGCGTACATCCATTTCACCGCCGCCGGTTCGCCCGCGATATCGTTCACCATCACCGGCAGCATGAGCATTACCTGCACCGCCAGCATGTAATAACCGGTCAGCGTCAGCACATAGGTGACGAAGCGCTTATCGCGCAGCACGCGGCCCATGCCTTCGCGCAGCGGCGTGCGCACTGTGGAGAGCTTCCAGTCAGGCAACAGCCAGGCGTTAAAGCCCGCGCAGAGCACAAACAGCAGCGCGCCGACGCCGCACACCAGCCGGAAATCATATTGCAGCAGCCAGCTGCCGATAAGCGCGCCCGTCACGGCGCCCGCGCTGTCCTGCATCATCAGCAGGGAGAAAAAGCGACCGCGCTCCTGGGGGCGTACCAGCTTGACGACCAGCGCCGATCGCGGCGGGTCGAAAAGCGTGCCGCCAAGCCCGGAGAGTATGCAGGAGAGCCACAGCACCCACGGCTCATGGGCGACCGCCATGGTCGCAAATCCCGCAGCGCGCAGCAGCATGCCGGTGACGATCATCGGCCGCGCGCCGAGACGGTCGGCGATGGCGCCGCCGAAAATCCCCAGCCCTTGCTGAACGAGCTGGCGCAGACCGAGCGCGATACCCACCATCAGCGCGGCCCAGCCGAGGCTGTCGACGAAGCGAATGGAAATAAGTGGAAAGACGACAAAAAAGCCCAGAACCACGAGCATGTTATCAATTAACAGGAAATATTTACCCAGGCTCCTTGCCTGCGACACGCTGGACATTTCCCCTCCAGGGAAAAAGCGAAGAGACCGTACTATCTTACGGCCTGGCGTACGAGGTGGTGATGTTTTGCGCGACAATATTTTTTTATCGATCGCTATGATTGATTGATGAAATTCATCGTGAAGCCGTGTAGCGCGTTAAAGAATGGCATGTTGCTGTTTTCACTGTTTTGTTCGGCGCGGTTATAGTAAAACGTAATGCCCGCGACGGCGCGCTGTCCGGGGCTGGAGTGAGGAATAATGCCGAGAAAGGAGCAGGGTATCGATGTTTGGCTACCGAAGTAACGTGCCGAAAGTAAGATTAACGACAGACCGCCTGGTGGTGCGTCTGGTGCACGATCGCGACGCATGGCGGCTGGCGGATTACTACGCCGAGAATCGCCAGTTCCTGAAGCCCTGGGAACCCATTCGCGATGAAAGCCATTGCTACCCGTCGGGCTGGCAGGCGCGGCTTGGCATGATTAACGAACTCCA
Encoded proteins:
- the mdtH gene encoding Multidrug resistance protein mdtH, whose translation is MSSVSQARSLGKYFLLIDNMLVVLGFFVVFPLISIRFVDSLGWAALMVGIALGLRQLVQQGLGIFGGAIADRLGARPMIVTGMLLRAAGFATMAVAHEPWVLWLSCILSGLGGTLFDPPRSALVVKLVRPQERGRFFSLLMMQDSAGAVTGALIGSWLLQYDFRLVCGVGALLFVLCAGFNAWLLPDWKLSTVRTPLREGMGRVLRDKRFVTYVLTLTGYYMLAVQVMLMLPVMVNDIAGEPAAVKWMYAIEAVLSLTLLYPLARWSEKRFRLEQRLMAGLLVMTFSLVPIGLASNLQQLFTLICLFYIGSIIAEPARETLSASLADARARGSYMGFSRLGLAFGGALGYAGGGWLFDIGRTLNTPELPWAMLGVIGVGTFLMLWWQFSQKRLAPGLVEQES